One window of Sinorhizobium fredii NGR234 genomic DNA carries:
- the pnp gene encoding polyribonucleotide nucleotidyltransferase: MFETHKVEIEWAGRPLKLETGKIARQADGAVLATYGETVVLATVVSAKAPKPGQDFFPLTVNYQEKTYAAGKIPGGYFKREGRPSENETLVSRLIDRPIRPLFPDGYKNDTQVIVTVMQHDLENNPDVVSMVAASAALTLSGIPFMGPIGGARVGYINGEYVLNPHLDEMDESSLDLVVAGTQEAVLMVESEAKELPEDVMLGAVVFGQQGFQPVIDAIIKLAEVAAKEPREFDPEDHSALENAMLAIAEDELRNAYKITEKAARYAAVDAVKAKVKEHFLPEGIENPAHTAEEIGSVFKHLQAKIVRWNILDTKSRIDGRDLETVRPIVSEVGLLPRTHGSALFTRGETQAIVVATLGTGEDEQYVDSLTGMYKERFMLHYNFPPFSVGETGRMGSPGRREIGHGKLAWRAIRPMLPEAEQFPYTLRVVSEITESNGSSSMATVCGTSLALMDAGVPLAKPVAGIAMGLIKEDERFAVLSDILGDEDHLGDMDFKVAGTEAGITSLQMDIKIEGITEEIMGIALNQAKGGRLHILGEMAKAISESRGQLGEFAPRIEVMNIPVDKIREVIGSGGKVIREIVEKTGAKINIEDDGTVKIASSSGKEIEAARKWIHSIVAEPEVGQIYEGTVVKTADFGAFVNFFGARDGLVHISQLASERVAKTTDVVKEGDKVWVKLMGFDERGKVRLSMKVVDQATGKEVVAEKGEKKDGGEAAE, encoded by the coding sequence CCGTTCTCGCCACCTACGGCGAAACCGTCGTGCTCGCCACGGTCGTTTCCGCCAAGGCACCGAAGCCCGGTCAGGATTTCTTCCCCCTGACCGTGAACTATCAGGAAAAGACCTATGCCGCCGGCAAGATCCCCGGCGGCTATTTCAAGCGTGAAGGGCGCCCGAGCGAAAACGAGACGCTCGTCTCGCGCCTGATCGACCGGCCGATCCGCCCGCTCTTCCCGGACGGCTACAAGAACGACACCCAGGTGATCGTCACGGTCATGCAGCATGACCTCGAAAACAATCCCGATGTCGTTTCCATGGTTGCGGCCTCCGCGGCGCTGACGCTTTCCGGCATCCCCTTCATGGGACCGATCGGCGGTGCCCGCGTAGGCTACATCAACGGCGAGTATGTGCTGAACCCGCATCTCGACGAAATGGACGAATCCTCGCTGGATCTGGTCGTCGCCGGCACGCAGGAAGCCGTGCTGATGGTCGAGTCGGAGGCCAAGGAACTGCCGGAAGACGTCATGCTCGGCGCGGTCGTTTTCGGCCAGCAGGGCTTCCAGCCGGTCATCGACGCGATCATCAAGCTTGCCGAAGTCGCCGCCAAGGAGCCGCGCGAATTCGATCCGGAAGATCATTCCGCCCTCGAAAACGCCATGCTGGCAATCGCCGAGGACGAACTGCGCAACGCCTATAAGATCACCGAAAAGGCTGCCCGCTACGCCGCGGTCGACGCCGTCAAGGCCAAGGTCAAGGAGCACTTCCTGCCGGAAGGCATCGAGAACCCGGCCCATACGGCCGAGGAAATCGGCTCGGTCTTCAAGCACCTGCAGGCCAAGATCGTCCGCTGGAACATTCTCGACACCAAGAGCCGCATCGACGGCCGCGATCTCGAAACCGTTCGCCCGATCGTCTCTGAAGTCGGCCTTCTGCCGCGCACGCACGGTTCGGCGCTGTTCACCCGCGGTGAAACGCAGGCGATCGTCGTTGCCACGCTCGGCACAGGCGAAGACGAACAGTACGTCGATTCCTTGACTGGCATGTACAAAGAACGCTTCATGCTGCACTACAACTTCCCGCCCTTCTCGGTCGGCGAAACCGGTCGCATGGGCTCCCCGGGCCGCCGCGAAATCGGTCACGGCAAGCTCGCCTGGCGCGCTATTCGCCCGATGCTGCCGGAAGCCGAGCAGTTCCCTTACACGCTGCGCGTCGTTTCGGAGATCACCGAATCGAACGGCTCCTCCTCGATGGCAACCGTCTGCGGCACCTCGCTGGCACTGATGGATGCCGGCGTGCCGCTCGCCAAGCCGGTCGCCGGTATCGCCATGGGCCTGATCAAGGAAGATGAGCGCTTTGCGGTTCTCTCCGACATCCTCGGCGACGAAGACCACCTCGGCGACATGGACTTCAAGGTTGCGGGCACCGAAGCCGGCATCACCTCGCTGCAGATGGACATCAAGATCGAGGGCATCACCGAAGAGATCATGGGCATCGCGCTCAACCAGGCCAAGGGCGGCCGTCTCCACATCCTCGGCGAAATGGCCAAGGCCATATCCGAGAGCCGCGGCCAGCTCGGCGAATTCGCGCCGCGCATCGAAGTGATGAACATTCCGGTCGACAAGATCCGCGAAGTCATCGGCTCGGGCGGCAAGGTCATCCGCGAAATCGTCGAGAAGACCGGTGCCAAGATCAACATCGAGGACGACGGCACCGTCAAGATCGCTTCCTCTTCCGGCAAGGAGATCGAAGCGGCTCGCAAGTGGATCCACTCGATCGTCGCCGAACCGGAAGTCGGCCAGATCTATGAGGGAACGGTCGTCAAGACCGCCGATTTCGGCGCCTTCGTCAACTTCTTCGGCGCCCGCGACGGCCTCGTCCACATCTCGCAGCTCGCCTCCGAGCGCGTCGCCAAGACGACCGATGTCGTCAAGGAAGGCGACAAGGTCTGGGTCAAGCTGATGGGCTTCGACGAGCGCGGCAAGGTTCGCCTTTCCATGAAGGTCGTCGACCAGGCGACCGGCAAGGAAGTCGTCGCCGAGAAGGGCGAAAAGAAGGACGGCGGCGAAGCGGCTGAATAA
- a CDS encoding class I SAM-dependent methyltransferase, translating into MSRDALKTLFHPFETGIIDPPGEGERVLFLGAEAGYRLPEGFVAPISAVQPLRPLYRALEAMRADVSPVVAGEDYDVALVLCGKHKGENEDRIAEALKRTREGALIVVAGSKEDGIQSLKKRVAKFEWDGDHLPKYHGVAFWFTRPEDVADAIQKLAKAPVRVDDVFEAAPGMFSHDRVDAGSELLASRLPKDFTGHAADFGAGWGYLSVMLAQASPGLKGIDLFEADHEALEAARRNVKANAPTTPARFYWHDLTSEETRDKYDLIVMNPPFHEGHAAEPAIGSAIIKAALKALKQGGRLMLVANRGLPYEQVLAENAKEYGETCRNARFKVLWAKR; encoded by the coding sequence ATGAGCCGCGACGCGCTGAAAACCCTGTTCCACCCCTTCGAAACCGGTATCATCGATCCGCCGGGGGAAGGCGAGCGTGTGCTCTTTCTCGGTGCCGAGGCGGGCTACAGGCTGCCCGAGGGCTTCGTGGCACCGATTTCCGCCGTGCAGCCCCTGCGGCCGCTCTATCGGGCCCTTGAGGCGATGCGGGCCGATGTGAGCCCTGTCGTTGCGGGCGAGGACTATGACGTCGCTCTGGTGCTCTGCGGCAAACACAAGGGCGAGAACGAGGACCGCATCGCCGAGGCGCTGAAGCGCACGCGCGAGGGCGCCCTCATCGTCGTTGCCGGCAGCAAGGAAGACGGCATCCAGTCGCTGAAGAAGCGCGTCGCCAAATTCGAATGGGATGGCGACCATCTGCCGAAGTACCACGGCGTCGCCTTCTGGTTCACGCGGCCGGAGGATGTGGCCGATGCCATCCAGAAACTCGCCAAGGCTCCGGTGCGGGTGGACGATGTCTTCGAGGCAGCACCAGGCATGTTCTCGCATGATCGCGTCGACGCCGGTTCGGAACTTCTCGCCTCGCGCCTGCCGAAGGATTTCACCGGCCATGCGGCCGACTTCGGCGCCGGCTGGGGTTATCTTTCCGTGATGCTGGCGCAGGCCTCCCCCGGGCTCAAGGGCATCGATCTGTTCGAGGCCGATCACGAGGCGCTGGAAGCGGCGCGCCGCAACGTGAAGGCGAACGCGCCGACAACCCCGGCGCGTTTCTACTGGCACGACCTGACCAGTGAGGAAACCCGCGACAAATACGACCTGATCGTCATGAATCCGCCCTTCCACGAGGGGCATGCCGCCGAGCCGGCGATCGGGTCAGCGATCATCAAGGCGGCGTTGAAGGCGCTAAAGCAGGGCGGCAGGCTCATGCTCGTCGCAAATCGCGGCCTGCCTTACGAGCAGGTCCTGGCAGAGAACGCCAAGGAGTATGGCGAGACCTGCCGCAATGCGCGCTTCAAGGTGCTCTGGGCGAAGCGCTGA
- the fabI gene encoding enoyl-ACP reductase FabI, producing the protein MNGLMNGKRGLIMGVANNHSIAWGIAKSLAAQGAELAFTYQGEALGKRVKPLAAEVNSDFLLPCDVEDIASVDTVIETIKERWGRLDFIVHAIGFSDKSELKGLYADTSRENFSRTMVISCFSFTEIARRAAELMSDGGTMLTLTYGGSVRVMPNYNVMGVAKAALEASVRYLAADYGARGIRVNAISAGPIRTLAGAGISDARAMLSWQQKNSPLRRTVTIEDVGSSALYLLSDLSRGVTGEIHYVDSGYNITSMPALETLRVADSE; encoded by the coding sequence ATGAACGGACTGATGAACGGAAAGCGCGGCCTCATCATGGGTGTGGCCAACAACCACTCCATTGCCTGGGGGATCGCCAAATCACTCGCTGCGCAGGGCGCCGAACTGGCCTTCACCTATCAGGGCGAGGCGCTCGGCAAGCGTGTCAAGCCGCTTGCCGCGGAGGTGAATTCCGACTTCCTGCTGCCCTGCGACGTCGAGGACATCGCCTCCGTCGACACCGTCATCGAGACCATCAAAGAGCGCTGGGGCAGGCTCGACTTCATCGTCCACGCCATCGGCTTCTCCGACAAGAGCGAACTGAAGGGGCTCTACGCGGACACCTCGCGGGAAAATTTCAGCCGCACCATGGTGATCTCCTGCTTCTCCTTCACCGAGATCGCCAGGCGGGCCGCCGAACTGATGAGCGACGGCGGCACGATGCTGACGCTGACCTATGGCGGCTCGGTGCGGGTGATGCCGAACTACAACGTCATGGGCGTCGCCAAGGCGGCGCTCGAAGCCTCGGTGCGCTATCTCGCCGCCGATTACGGCGCGCGCGGCATCCGCGTCAACGCCATCTCGGCCGGCCCGATCCGCACGCTGGCGGGCGCCGGCATTTCGGATGCCCGTGCCATGCTTTCCTGGCAGCAGAAGAACTCGCCGCTCCGCCGCACCGTCACCATCGAGGACGTCGGCAGTTCGGCCCTCTACCTGCTTTCGGACCTTTCCCGCGGCGTCACCGGCGAAATCCACTACGTCGATTCCGGCTACAACATCACCTCGATGCCGGCGCTCGAGACCTTGCGCGTCGCCGACTCGGAGTAG
- the fabB gene encoding beta-ketoacyl-ACP synthase I, with amino-acid sequence MRRVVVTGLGIVSSIGNNADEVTASLSEAKSGITFSPDFAEHGFKCQVWGQPTLDPTDLVDRRAMRFLSQAGAWNHVAMKQAIADAGLEASDITNERTGIIMGSGGASTRTIVEAAETTRKNVSPKRIGPFAVPKAMSSTASATLATWFQIHGVNYSISSACSTSAHCIGNAAEMIQWGKQDVMFAGGHEDLDWTMSNLFDAMGAMSSKYNDTPSSASRAYDVDRDGFVIAGGAGVLVLEELEHAKARGAKIYAEIVGYGATSDGYDMVAPSGEGAVRCMRQALSTVKGDVDYINTHGTSTPVGDQKEIGAIREVFGEKIPHIQSTKSLTGHSLGAAGVQESIYGLLMMQAGFIGESAHIATLDPEFEGVPIVRKRIDNAKIDTVLSNSFGFGGTNATLVFQRYNG; translated from the coding sequence ATGAGACGGGTTGTTGTAACGGGCCTCGGCATCGTTTCCTCGATCGGTAACAATGCCGACGAAGTCACCGCGTCGCTCAGCGAAGCAAAGTCTGGCATCACGTTTTCCCCGGACTTCGCCGAGCACGGCTTCAAGTGCCAGGTCTGGGGCCAGCCGACGCTCGACCCGACCGATCTCGTCGACCGGCGCGCCATGCGCTTCCTGTCGCAGGCCGGCGCCTGGAACCACGTGGCGATGAAGCAGGCGATCGCCGATGCCGGTCTCGAAGCCTCCGACATCACCAACGAGCGCACCGGCATCATCATGGGCTCCGGCGGCGCTTCGACGCGCACCATCGTCGAGGCCGCCGAAACCACCCGCAAGAACGTCAGCCCGAAGCGCATCGGCCCCTTCGCGGTGCCGAAGGCGATGTCCTCGACGGCCTCCGCGACGCTCGCCACCTGGTTCCAGATCCACGGCGTCAACTACTCGATCTCGTCGGCCTGCTCGACCTCGGCGCATTGCATCGGCAATGCCGCGGAAATGATCCAGTGGGGCAAGCAGGACGTGATGTTCGCCGGCGGACACGAGGACCTCGACTGGACCATGTCGAACCTCTTCGACGCCATGGGCGCCATGTCCTCCAAGTACAACGATACGCCGTCGTCGGCCTCGCGGGCCTATGACGTCGACCGCGACGGCTTCGTGATCGCCGGCGGCGCCGGCGTCCTCGTGCTCGAGGAACTGGAGCACGCCAAGGCCCGCGGCGCCAAGATCTATGCCGAGATCGTCGGTTATGGCGCCACCTCGGACGGCTACGACATGGTCGCCCCGTCAGGCGAAGGCGCCGTGCGCTGCATGCGCCAGGCGCTGTCCACGGTGAAGGGCGACGTCGACTACATCAACACGCACGGCACCTCGACGCCGGTCGGCGACCAGAAGGAAATCGGCGCCATCCGCGAGGTCTTCGGCGAGAAGATCCCGCACATCCAGTCGACCAAGTCGCTGACCGGCCATTCGCTGGGCGCCGCCGGCGTGCAGGAATCGATCTACGGCCTGTTGATGATGCAGGCCGGGTTCATCGGCGAAAGCGCCCATATCGCCACGCTCGACCCTGAGTTCGAAGGCGTGCCGATCGTCCGCAAGCGCATCGACAATGCCAAGATCGACACGGTTCTCTCGAACTCCTTCGGGTTCGGCGGCACCAATGCGACGCTCGTCTTCCAGCGCTACAACGGATAA
- the fabA gene encoding 3-hydroxyacyl-[acyl-carrier-protein] dehydratase FabA codes for MTTRQSSFSYEEILTCGRGEMFGSGNAQLPLPPMLMFNRITEISETGGPHDKGFVRAEFDITPDLWFFPCHFMGDPVMPGCLGLDAMWQLTGFFLGWLGEPGKGRALSTGEVKFTGMVTPKTKLVEYGIDFKRVMRGRLVLGIADGWMKADGEVIYKATDLRVGLFQEKAD; via the coding sequence ATGACCACCAGGCAATCCAGCTTCAGCTATGAGGAAATCCTGACCTGCGGCCGAGGCGAAATGTTTGGCTCCGGCAATGCGCAGCTGCCGCTGCCGCCGATGCTGATGTTCAACCGCATCACCGAGATTTCCGAAACCGGCGGCCCCCACGACAAGGGATTTGTGCGGGCCGAGTTCGACATCACCCCGGACCTCTGGTTCTTCCCCTGCCACTTCATGGGCGACCCTGTCATGCCGGGCTGCCTCGGCCTCGACGCCATGTGGCAGCTGACCGGCTTCTTCCTCGGCTGGCTCGGCGAGCCCGGCAAGGGCCGCGCCCTCTCGACCGGCGAGGTAAAGTTCACCGGCATGGTGACGCCGAAGACCAAGCTCGTCGAATACGGCATCGACTTCAAACGGGTGATGCGCGGCCGGCTGGTCCTCGGCATTGCCGACGGCTGGATGAAGGCCGACGGCGAAGTGATCTACAAGGCTACCGACCTCAGAGTCGGCCTTTTCCAGGAAAAGGCCGACTGA
- the irrA gene encoding iron response transcriptional regulator IrrA, which translates to MTKAMEISSQERLRNSGLRPTRQRIALADLIFAKGDRHLTVEELHEEAVDAGVPVSLATVYNTLHQFTEAGMIRVLAVESARTYFDTNVSDHHHFFIEGQNEVLDIPVSNIQIGNLPEPPEGMEISHVDVVVRLRRKSQR; encoded by the coding sequence ATGACGAAAGCAATGGAAATCTCTTCGCAGGAGCGGCTGCGCAATTCGGGACTGCGCCCGACGCGCCAGCGGATCGCGCTCGCCGATCTGATTTTCGCCAAGGGCGACCGCCACCTGACGGTCGAGGAATTGCATGAAGAGGCGGTCGACGCCGGTGTCCCGGTATCGCTCGCGACCGTCTACAACACGCTGCACCAGTTCACCGAAGCCGGCATGATCCGCGTTCTCGCCGTCGAGAGCGCCAGGACCTATTTCGACACCAACGTCTCGGATCACCACCATTTCTTCATCGAGGGCCAGAACGAGGTCCTCGATATTCCGGTCAGCAACATACAGATCGGCAATCTCCCCGAGCCGCCGGAAGGCATGGAGATCTCCCATGTCGACGTCGTGGTCCGGCTGCGCCGCAAGTCGCAGCGCTAG
- a CDS encoding trimeric intracellular cation channel family protein — MPILEILDYGGIAVFAATGALSASRKQLDIIGYLFLASVTGIGGGTMRDVILGATPVFWVLNPAYVLVCAAVGLLVFLTSHRFESRYRLLVWLDAVGLSAYCVMGAAKGLAATGSPTVAIVTGMLTATFGGILRDLLAGEPSVLLRPEIYVTAAMVGAGAFVVAALIGLPLVASSALGVAAAFAVRGGALRYGWTLPTGKAGPGRDPDEVM, encoded by the coding sequence ATGCCGATTCTTGAAATTCTCGACTATGGCGGTATCGCCGTGTTCGCCGCGACCGGCGCGCTTTCGGCCTCGCGCAAGCAGCTCGACATCATCGGCTACCTGTTCCTCGCCTCCGTCACCGGTATCGGCGGCGGGACGATGCGCGACGTGATCCTGGGTGCGACGCCGGTTTTCTGGGTGCTGAACCCGGCCTATGTGCTCGTGTGCGCCGCGGTCGGGCTTCTTGTGTTCCTGACCTCGCACCGCTTCGAATCGCGGTACCGGCTGCTCGTCTGGCTCGATGCGGTCGGGCTTTCGGCCTATTGCGTGATGGGCGCGGCCAAGGGGCTGGCGGCGACCGGCTCGCCGACGGTCGCGATCGTCACCGGCATGCTGACCGCGACCTTCGGCGGCATCCTGCGCGATCTCCTGGCCGGCGAACCCTCGGTGCTGCTCCGGCCGGAAATCTACGTCACCGCCGCAATGGTCGGTGCCGGTGCCTTCGTCGTGGCGGCGCTCATCGGCCTGCCGCTCGTTGCGAGTTCGGCGCTTGGTGTGGCTGCTGCCTTTGCGGTGCGCGGCGGGGCACTTCGATATGGCTGGACGCTGCCGACCGGCAAGGCGGGTCCGGGCCGCGATCCGGACGAGGTGATGTAG
- a CDS encoding YdcF family protein has product MFLASKIFWLIAQPLSLAFFSILVGMLLILARFHRSGGVFASLGLIVLFLSLFTTTGPYFLQMLEDRFPRPSPPPAEIACIIVLGGAFENVVIASRGGMEFNQAADRFVEAVRLAKAYPAARILVSGGDGSISGAYEGDARASQGFFNAFGIGADRVIREEDSRTTFENARYTKDLLAANGLERCALVTSAYHMPRSVGLFRANGIAVVPWPADYRTSGKVRLGFDFSQPSLNAQLATTAAKEWTGLLAYYLLGRTQTLLP; this is encoded by the coding sequence ATGTTCCTCGCCTCGAAGATCTTCTGGCTCATCGCCCAGCCACTGTCCTTAGCCTTCTTCAGCATCCTGGTCGGCATGCTGCTCATACTCGCCCGTTTCCACCGCAGCGGCGGCGTCTTCGCCTCGCTTGGCCTGATCGTCCTGTTCCTCAGCCTCTTCACCACCACCGGTCCCTATTTCCTGCAGATGCTCGAGGACCGGTTTCCCCGCCCCTCGCCACCGCCGGCGGAAATCGCCTGCATCATCGTGCTCGGCGGCGCCTTCGAGAATGTGGTGATCGCGAGCCGCGGCGGCATGGAATTCAACCAGGCGGCGGATCGCTTCGTCGAGGCGGTGCGGCTCGCCAAAGCCTATCCGGCGGCGCGCATTCTCGTTTCGGGCGGCGACGGCTCGATCAGCGGCGCCTATGAGGGCGATGCGCGCGCCTCGCAGGGCTTCTTCAACGCGTTCGGGATTGGCGCCGATCGGGTGATCCGCGAGGAAGATTCTCGCACGACCTTCGAGAACGCGCGCTACACCAAGGATCTGCTGGCAGCGAACGGCCTTGAACGCTGCGCGCTGGTCACCTCGGCCTATCATATGCCGCGCTCCGTCGGCCTCTTCCGCGCCAACGGCATCGCGGTCGTTCCCTGGCCGGCGGACTACCGGACGAGCGGCAAGGTGCGGCTTGGCTTCGATTTCAGCCAGCCCTCGCTCAACGCGCAACTGGCGACGACCGCCGCAAAGGAATGGACCGGGCTTCTCGCCTACTATCTGCTCGGCCGGACGCAGACGCTGCTGCCGTAA
- a CDS encoding TIGR02300 family protein, producing the protein MAKPELGTKRIDPETGRKFYDLNREPIVSPYTGKSYPLSFFEESSVAKVLEKEEEEDVKEVDAENTEVELVSLEDADDEASGGDDLPDLGDDDVEIDGDDDDTFLEADDEDDDDDMSDLIGVSDEDEDV; encoded by the coding sequence GTGGCAAAACCGGAACTTGGAACAAAGCGCATCGACCCGGAAACGGGGCGCAAATTCTACGATCTGAACCGTGAACCGATCGTCTCCCCCTATACCGGCAAGTCCTATCCGCTGTCCTTCTTCGAGGAGAGCTCCGTCGCCAAGGTGCTCGAGAAGGAGGAAGAGGAAGACGTCAAGGAAGTCGATGCAGAGAATACCGAGGTCGAACTCGTTTCGCTCGAGGACGCCGACGACGAGGCATCGGGCGGCGACGACCTGCCGGATCTCGGCGATGACGACGTCGAGATCGACGGCGACGACGACGACACCTTCCTCGAGGCCGACGACGAGGACGATGACGACGACATGAGCGACCTCATCGGCGTCTCGGACGAAGACGAAGACGTCTAA